From the Pseudodesulfovibrio alkaliphilus genome, one window contains:
- a CDS encoding YagK/YfjJ domain-containing protein, whose amino-acid sequence MPKLIKRKVTYESWNNLPIDTRNSGCYEHILERSYRLIHYCLSKRSKILLFRIDLNARSKHNENHNILKDNKILRQFLSFYTKKQQRKNIFWKYFWVKEESSTRKSHYHLFICVDGSKYQSAYRLQSDIFNEWIAFISRHSDGYEGIGDRCNKYKNEKGVSSYMLKRSEREGVEFKKCFKRVSYLAKENQKKMAAQKNNRFGSSVVPKTFETDRTMLSYSDKLRH is encoded by the coding sequence ATGCCAAAGCTAATAAAACGGAAAGTAACTTACGAGAGTTGGAACAACCTCCCAATAGACACTCGTAACTCTGGCTGTTACGAGCACATTCTAGAGCGTTCATATAGACTTATCCACTACTGCTTGTCTAAACGCTCGAAGATTCTGTTATTTCGAATTGATCTAAATGCACGATCAAAGCATAATGAAAATCACAACATATTAAAAGACAATAAAATTCTAAGGCAATTCTTGTCTTTTTACACAAAGAAACAACAGCGAAAAAACATATTTTGGAAATATTTCTGGGTAAAAGAAGAATCATCGACGCGCAAGTCTCATTATCATCTCTTCATATGTGTCGATGGCTCTAAGTATCAAAGCGCATATAGATTGCAAAGTGATATATTTAATGAGTGGATAGCGTTTATATCAAGGCACTCAGATGGATATGAAGGCATAGGTGATAGATGTAACAAATATAAAAATGAAAAAGGTGTATCTAGTTACATGCTGAAAAGGAGTGAGCGAGAAGGGGTTGAATTCAAAAAATGTTTTAAAAGAGTATCTTATCTAGCAAAAGAAAATCAAAAAAAAATGGCCGCACAAAAGAACAATCGTTTTGGTTCCTCCGTTGTTCCAAAAACATTTGAAACTGATAGAACCATGCTTTCATACAGTGACAAATTAAGACATTAG
- a CDS encoding Ada metal-binding domain-containing protein: MRSVYFHGNNKSRVFHDQGCRYFNCKNCTELFQNRQEAIQAGFKPCGICKP; the protein is encoded by the coding sequence GTGCGCAGTGTGTATTTTCACGGCAACAACAAGTCGCGAGTCTTTCACGATCAAGGATGTAGGTACTTCAATTGCAAAAACTGCACAGAGCTTTTCCAGAATAGGCAGGAAGCAATTCAGGCAGGATTCAAACCTTGCGGGATATGTAAGCCTTAA